The Nostoc sp. MS1 genome segment AAACGATACCGAAACTCGCTACACTCCAGCCGCCCTGACTCTTGAACAATTAACTGGCATTATCAAGCAGATGGTTGATAAGAAGATGTCGCAGACTCAAATTATTCAATCCCTCTGGGGAGTGGAGAAAAACGGTAAGGGCTGGAAACAAGCTTACAGCGAATACAAGGAACTGTTGAAATAATTTGGTAATACTCAGATACAAATATGATTTAGTATCCTAAATATTTAAAATTGATGTGCTTATCTGCGAACTTTTCGTTTTGTTTTGTTGTGCCAATAAACTGTAATAATTTCTGTGTTTGATAGTTCTCCTTTACATATAACTCGTAAGCCGCGAAGTTCATCTATAAATTTTGCATAAACAGTATTACGCAAATTTTTATCGAGTATGGTAAACCTAATATCTCTACCATGAAAATCTTTATTGCCATATAATATAGCAATTTTCATCATTGTTTCGTTAATTGCCCGTTGTTGTTTGCGTCTGATCATGTGGTTATAGTCTTGAGGATTGATTTTGGCTTTGAGTGTGCCAAGTTTGAATCTATTTTCATCGCTTTGGAATATCTGCGTTAGCTTTTGTGAGTATTCATAATGTGTTGTTTTTAGGTTGATGCTTCCAGAATATTTAGATTGCAACTAATAATCGAGAGCAGAACAGTTCAGATTGAAGTGAACTATTCTGAACTGTTTACTTTATTTTTAATGGACTATGATGTGATTGATTGTCGCAAATATAACCTGTTACCAATGACTACAGCACCTAAATCTCGTAGTGTTCGAGCCACTTTACAAGGATTAAATAAAGTTAGAACAAGAATGGCTGAACTAGAAAAGCCTGGAAATCAGGATAAAAAGGGCTGGACACAAACAGACCTAGCAGAGAAGTCTGGTGTAAGTATTGCTACAGTAAAACGCTTCCTTAAAGGAGAGTCAATTGATAGACATTGTGTTATTTGGATTACTGGTGCTTTGAATTTAGATCCTTTAGAAGTTGTTGACCCGAAGGAATGGAATCAAGATACTGGAAATTTAGACATTGACTGGTGCGAAGTTTGTCACACGATGCTAGACAACCAGCAAGAACAGCAACGCATCAGACGCAAAGCTTCGGAAATGGGATTGAGGTAAACGTTCATGTGCCACTGGGTTTGGTGGAACGTAAACAGCAACAACGACGAGATGAGAATGTTGACAGAGAGCAGGTTTATCAGCTGGAAAAGGAAGTTATCGCCAAAACCTATAAGCATAGTGATTTTCTCGAACAAGTAATCAATCAACGTTCTGGAGGTAAAAACAAGCACGTTGCTATCGTTGGAGAACCGGGAGCAGGTAAGACTACTTTATTGAGTGCCATCGCTTCACACATTAAAGATAATAACCAACACCTATCTATCTTTATATCTCTCGGTAGCTTGCACGGAATGACATTAGAGGATTATTTACTCAAAAATGGCTTCCAGATGCAATGAGATTGATTAATCCTCAATTTATTCCTACTCCAGAAATAGAAAATCAACTAATCACTTGCTTTTATCAAAATGATATTTGGTTATTGTTAG includes the following:
- a CDS encoding helix-turn-helix domain-containing protein; the encoded protein is MNYSELFTLFLMDYDVIDCRKYNLLPMTTAPKSRSVRATLQGLNKVRTRMAELEKPGNQDKKGWTQTDLAEKSGVSIATVKRFLKGESIDRHCVIWITGALNLDPLEVVDPKEWNQDTGNLDIDWCEVCHTMLDNQQEQQRIRRKASEMGLR
- a CDS encoding ATP-binding cassette domain-containing protein: MPLGLVERKQQQRRDENVDREQVYQLEKEVIAKTYKHSDFLEQVINQRSGGKNKHVAIVGEPGAGKTTLLSAIASHIKDNNQHLSIFISLGSLHGMTLEDYLLKNGFQMQ